A window from Rhizosphaericola mali encodes these proteins:
- the lptB gene encoding LPS export ABC transporter ATP-binding protein, with translation MSLTIKTNELVKIYHNRTVVSHVSVQVSQGEIVGLLGPNGAGKTTTFYMVVGLIQPEEGSVYLNEEDITKLPMYKRAQLGIGYLPQEASVFRKLSVEDNIMAILEMTKLSKSERAEKLESLLNEFGLQHVRKNNGDSLSGGERRRTEIARALAIDPKFILLDEPFAGVDPIAVEDIQSVVAKLKYKNIGILITDHNVNETLSICDRAYLLIDGKIFKHGTAEQLAENEQVRRLYLGTNFELKRKDWILEMGKTNGQSLHIKEEEKESES, from the coding sequence TTGAGTTTAACCATAAAAACAAATGAATTAGTAAAGATTTATCACAATAGAACGGTGGTGAGTCACGTATCTGTTCAGGTAAGTCAAGGGGAGATCGTCGGTTTGCTTGGTCCAAATGGAGCAGGTAAAACGACGACTTTTTATATGGTCGTGGGTTTGATACAGCCAGAAGAAGGATCTGTTTACCTAAATGAGGAAGATATCACAAAACTTCCTATGTATAAAAGAGCACAATTGGGCATTGGATATTTGCCGCAAGAAGCGTCTGTATTTCGAAAGTTGAGCGTAGAAGATAATATTATGGCGATTTTGGAAATGACCAAATTATCCAAATCTGAACGTGCTGAGAAATTAGAATCGCTGTTGAATGAATTCGGTTTGCAACACGTACGCAAAAATAATGGGGATAGTTTGAGTGGTGGTGAACGACGTCGTACGGAAATAGCGAGAGCATTAGCTATCGATCCAAAATTTATCTTGTTAGATGAGCCATTTGCAGGAGTCGATCCCATTGCCGTAGAAGATATTCAAAGTGTGGTTGCCAAATTGAAATATAAAAATATCGGTATTCTCATTACCGATCACAATGTAAATGAGACGCTTTCCATCTGTGATAGAGCGTATCTTTTGATTGATGGTAAAATATTTAAACACGGAACTGCCGAACAATTAGCTGAAAACGAACAAGTTAGGCGTTTGTATTTAGGTACTAATTTTGAATTAAAACGTAAAGATTGGATTTTGGAAATGGGAAAAACCAATGGTCAGAGTTTGCATATTAAAGAAGAAGAAAAAGAATCAGAGTCTTAA
- a CDS encoding 1-deoxy-D-xylulose-5-phosphate reductoisomerase, translating to MSQTKRIALFGSTGSIGKQALEVVEAHPDLFSVAILTAASNADLLIKQALKFNPKIVVIVDDSKYNYIKDALKSTGITVLAGEDALLETAGNDCYDVMLEAIVGYAGLLPTIKAIEIGKPVALANKETLVVAGDLVMQMAAAKRVPIIPVDSEHSAIFQCLIGEGKNKIEKIILTASGGPFLGRKPNFLVNVKRDHALEHPNWRMGAKISIDSATLMNKGLEMIEAKWLFNLKPEQIEVVVHPQSIIHSMVMFEDGAIKAQMGLPDMKLPIQYALSFPQRLHSDFPRYNFRRPDTLTFEEPDYKTFRNLSLAIEALKKGGNLPCIMNAANEIAVYAFLHNRIGFLDITDVVEQAMTKIKFIEKPSLEDYIDSDGEARSFAASIVRL from the coding sequence ATGAGTCAAACAAAAAGAATCGCTCTTTTCGGATCAACAGGATCTATCGGTAAACAAGCATTAGAAGTTGTTGAGGCACATCCTGATTTGTTTTCTGTGGCGATTTTGACTGCCGCGAGCAACGCTGACCTATTAATCAAACAAGCACTAAAATTTAATCCCAAAATTGTTGTCATCGTTGATGATAGCAAATATAATTATATCAAAGATGCTTTAAAAAGCACGGGTATCACGGTATTGGCAGGAGAGGATGCTTTGTTAGAAACAGCAGGCAATGATTGCTATGATGTCATGTTAGAAGCAATTGTAGGCTATGCAGGACTTTTACCTACGATTAAAGCCATTGAAATAGGTAAACCTGTCGCTTTGGCAAATAAAGAAACCTTGGTCGTTGCCGGTGATTTAGTTATGCAAATGGCAGCGGCGAAACGTGTTCCAATTATTCCCGTAGATAGCGAGCATAGTGCGATTTTCCAATGTTTAATTGGAGAAGGAAAGAATAAAATTGAAAAAATTATATTGACCGCAAGTGGTGGTCCATTTTTGGGTAGAAAACCTAATTTTTTGGTCAATGTAAAAAGAGATCATGCATTGGAGCATCCCAATTGGCGTATGGGCGCTAAGATTTCCATTGACTCTGCAACTTTGATGAATAAAGGTTTGGAAATGATTGAAGCGAAATGGCTTTTTAATCTTAAACCGGAGCAAATTGAAGTCGTTGTGCATCCGCAAAGTATCATTCATAGTATGGTAATGTTTGAAGATGGCGCGATCAAAGCACAAATGGGATTGCCTGATATGAAATTGCCGATTCAATATGCATTGTCATTTCCCCAAAGATTACATTCCGATTTTCCAAGATACAATTTCCGTAGACCAGACACTTTAACTTTTGAAGAGCCTGATTACAAAACATTTAGAAATCTTTCTTTAGCGATTGAAGCGTTGAAAAAAGGTGGAAATCTACCTTGTATTATGAATGCAGCTAATGAGATTGCGGTATACGCATTTTTACATAACCGAATTGGATTTTTGGATATTACAGACGTGGTGGAACAAGCCATGACAAAAATCAAATTCATTGAAAAACCTTCTTTAGAAGATTATATTGACAGTGACGGAGAAGCGAGAAGTTTTGCCGCATCCATTGTAAGATTATAA
- the rseP gene encoding RIP metalloprotease RseP encodes MVLLAIDWASVGVKALQFILSFSILVTLHEFGHFITARIFKCRVEKFYLFFDPWFSLFKKKVGDTEYGIGWVPFGGYVKIAGMVDESMDKEQLKQEPKPWEFRSKPAWQRLIIMCAGVVMNLLLGFFIYSMMLFHWGDEYLPTQNLTYGVTADSLAQSVGFKNGDKILSVDHKPVERFKNVAMNVILDGATSVQVDRNGQKIDVAIPKTFAGDIIKYKDIAFLSPRYLMYPLGTVVDTMPAKIAGFKVGDKIIGVNGNAVQFFDQFKESVSNNKGKLVTAKVLRGNDTLNLSVNVPADGIIGIAPNIPDNALKTHLTKYGFWESFPGGFQKGKETLRSYVLQLKLIFSGKVKANESLGGVISMGNLFPSLWDWQTFWGLTAFFSMVLALMNILPIPALDGGHVLFCLIEMITGRKPSDKTLEVAQMIGMVLLLGLMVYALGLDFWRLFKK; translated from the coding sequence ATGGTATTATTAGCTATCGATTGGGCTAGCGTAGGTGTTAAAGCGCTACAGTTTATCCTTTCATTTTCGATATTGGTGACTTTACACGAATTTGGTCATTTCATAACTGCGAGAATTTTCAAATGTCGTGTGGAAAAATTTTACTTATTTTTTGATCCATGGTTTAGCTTATTCAAAAAGAAAGTTGGCGATACCGAATATGGTATTGGCTGGGTGCCCTTTGGTGGATATGTCAAAATCGCCGGAATGGTCGATGAAAGCATGGATAAAGAACAATTGAAACAAGAACCCAAACCTTGGGAATTTCGTTCTAAACCAGCTTGGCAACGTTTGATTATCATGTGTGCGGGCGTGGTGATGAATTTATTGCTGGGATTTTTTATTTATTCCATGATGTTATTTCATTGGGGTGATGAATATTTACCTACACAAAATTTGACTTATGGTGTAACCGCAGATTCATTAGCACAAAGTGTTGGATTTAAGAATGGTGATAAAATCTTAAGTGTTGATCATAAACCAGTTGAAAGATTTAAGAATGTTGCCATGAATGTCATTTTGGATGGAGCAACTTCTGTACAAGTTGATAGAAATGGTCAAAAGATCGATGTCGCGATTCCAAAAACATTTGCGGGCGATATTATTAAATATAAAGATATAGCCTTCTTGTCTCCAAGATATCTTATGTATCCTTTAGGAACAGTGGTAGATACGATGCCTGCGAAAATAGCAGGATTCAAAGTAGGAGATAAGATTATTGGAGTAAATGGTAACGCGGTACAATTTTTCGATCAATTTAAAGAAAGCGTTTCTAACAACAAAGGGAAATTGGTTACTGCAAAAGTTCTTCGTGGAAATGATACATTGAATTTAAGTGTAAATGTTCCTGCGGATGGAATTATTGGTATTGCTCCGAATATTCCAGATAATGCTTTGAAAACTCATTTAACAAAATACGGATTTTGGGAATCTTTCCCTGGTGGTTTTCAGAAAGGAAAAGAAACATTACGTTCTTATGTTTTACAGTTAAAATTAATTTTTAGTGGAAAAGTAAAAGCGAATGAATCTTTGGGTGGTGTAATCAGCATGGGAAATCTTTTCCCTTCACTTTGGGATTGGCAAACTTTCTGGGGGTTGACAGCTTTTTTCTCTATGGTTTTGGCGCTGATGAATATTTTACCCATTCCAGCTTTAGATGGCGGACATGTATTGTTTTGTTTGATTGAAATGATTACAGGACGTAAACCAAGTGACAAAACTTTGGAAGTCGCGCAAATGATCGGAATGGTCTTATTGCTTGGATTGATGGTATATGCGTTAGGTCTAGATTTCTGGCGTTTATTTAAAAAATAA
- a CDS encoding glycosyltransferase yields the protein MNIIIIGPAHPLRGGLASFDERLARAFKEAGHNASIYTFSLQYPGFLFPGTTQFSDEPAPTDIDIKVCINSVNPLNWRKVGKELKNLRPDIILIRYWLPFMAPCLGTILRFVKKNKHTRTVCLADNIIPHEHFPMQTQLTNYLVKTVDGFVTMSGAVLQDLKKFTQKPAVQIVHPLYDNFGVQISKLEARKHLQIAENQPWILFFGFIRKYKGLDILLESMHLLQEKGSDIQLIVAGEFYGDRKPYDDTIEKYQLKNVHLHTNFITDSEVKYYLSAADFVIQPYRDATQSGVTPLAYHFEKPMLVTNVGGLPDMVPDGKVGVVTEPTSEAVAIGIEKLYAQGESHYLPYLQIEKQKYSWAKAVESMIVISGISQTN from the coding sequence ATGAACATAATAATTATTGGTCCTGCACATCCTTTGAGAGGAGGCTTAGCCTCTTTTGATGAGCGCTTGGCAAGAGCGTTCAAAGAAGCAGGACACAATGCCAGTATTTATACATTTTCCTTACAATATCCTGGTTTTTTATTTCCAGGTACGACACAGTTTTCGGATGAACCAGCGCCGACGGATATCGATATTAAAGTTTGTATCAATTCTGTGAATCCACTCAATTGGCGTAAAGTCGGCAAGGAGTTAAAAAATCTTCGTCCTGATATAATATTGATTCGATATTGGTTGCCATTTATGGCGCCTTGTTTGGGTACGATTTTACGGTTTGTCAAAAAGAATAAACATACGAGAACGGTTTGCTTGGCGGACAATATCATACCACATGAACATTTCCCCATGCAAACGCAATTGACCAATTATTTGGTTAAGACGGTGGATGGATTTGTTACAATGAGTGGAGCGGTTTTACAAGATTTGAAAAAATTTACCCAAAAACCTGCAGTTCAAATAGTACATCCGTTATACGACAATTTTGGTGTGCAAATTTCCAAATTAGAAGCGCGTAAGCATTTACAAATTGCTGAAAATCAGCCTTGGATTTTGTTCTTTGGATTTATCCGAAAATATAAGGGTTTGGATATTTTGTTGGAATCCATGCATTTATTGCAAGAAAAAGGTTCGGATATACAATTAATCGTTGCTGGTGAATTTTATGGAGATCGCAAACCTTATGATGATACTATTGAAAAATATCAGTTAAAAAATGTGCATTTGCATACTAATTTCATTACTGATAGTGAGGTCAAATATTATCTAAGTGCAGCTGATTTTGTGATACAACCTTATCGCGATGCAACACAAAGTGGCGTAACACCTTTGGCATATCATTTTGAAAAACCGATGTTGGTTACCAATGTAGGTGGTTTACCGGATATGGTTCCAGATGGAAAAGTTGGTGTCGTAACAGAACCAACCTCAGAAGCTGTAGCAATAGGAATTGAAAAATTATATGCACAGGGAGAATCTCATTATCTTCCTTATCTTCAAATAGAAAAACAAAAATATAGCTGGGCAAAAGCTGTGGAAAGCATGATTGTCATCAGCGGAATCTCTCAAACAAATTAA
- a CDS encoding GHMP family kinase ATP-binding protein, producing MNIYRSKAPLRIGLAGGGTDVSPYSDLYGGAILNITVSLFAHANIELIESEQIILSAMDRGEEEVYDWTTSLPINGNLDLLKGVYNRIQKDYGISKQGFRLNTFVDAPAGSGLGTSSTLVVAILGAFVEMLKLPLGDYDIAHYAYDIERKDLGLSGGKQDQYAATFGGVNYMEFLADDRVIVNPLRIRNEYLDELENNLLLFYTSTSRESAKIIVEQQKNVLQKNEKSIEAMHQLKEQSILLKEALLRGELFKFGQILDFGFQQKKQMAANISNDLIDDIYSAAIEAGATGGKISGAGGGGFMTFYCPGNTRYQVIEALKKFGGEVKPYRFTRHGLITWTVKS from the coding sequence ATGAATATTTACAGAAGCAAAGCCCCATTACGTATCGGACTTGCGGGCGGCGGTACAGATGTAAGTCCTTATAGTGATTTGTATGGCGGTGCAATTTTAAATATTACGGTTTCCTTATTTGCACATGCCAATATTGAATTGATTGAAAGCGAACAAATTATCTTGTCTGCTATGGATCGAGGAGAGGAGGAAGTGTACGATTGGACGACAAGTCTTCCAATTAATGGAAATTTGGATTTATTAAAAGGTGTTTATAATCGTATTCAAAAAGATTACGGTATATCCAAACAAGGATTTCGATTGAACACATTTGTGGATGCACCCGCTGGAAGCGGTTTGGGTACTTCATCTACTTTGGTTGTTGCTATTTTAGGTGCATTTGTTGAAATGCTCAAATTGCCATTGGGAGATTACGATATTGCGCATTACGCTTATGATATCGAACGAAAAGATCTTGGACTTAGCGGAGGTAAACAAGATCAATACGCGGCGACTTTCGGTGGAGTGAACTATATGGAATTTTTGGCAGACGATCGCGTGATTGTCAATCCGCTTAGAATTCGCAATGAATATTTGGATGAATTGGAAAATAATTTGCTCTTATTCTACACTTCCACAAGTCGAGAAAGTGCCAAAATTATCGTCGAACAGCAAAAAAATGTGCTTCAAAAAAATGAAAAATCTATTGAAGCGATGCATCAATTAAAAGAACAATCTATCTTATTGAAAGAAGCGCTGTTGCGAGGTGAATTGTTCAAATTTGGACAAATTTTGGATTTCGGATTTCAGCAGAAAAAGCAAATGGCTGCTAATATTTCCAATGATTTAATTGATGATATTTATAGCGCGGCGATTGAAGCTGGAGCAACTGGAGGAAAAATCTCTGGTGCTGGTGGAGGTGGATTTATGACATTTTATTGTCCTGGAAATACGCGTTATCAAGTTATTGAAGCTTTAAAGAAGTTTGGGGGAGAGGTGAAACCTTATCGATTTACACGTCATGGTTTAATTACTTGGACCGTAAAATCTTAA
- a CDS encoding D-sedoheptulose-7-phosphate isomerase gives MIEKISSLVAESIDVKTKILKDEAFLLNIERAVALVVDAFSKDKKVMFCGNGGSAADAQHLAAEFSGRFYKNRKALPAEALHCNTSYLTAVANDYSYDDIYARLVDGIGFEGDVLIGLSTSGNSKNVVKAMEVAKNKGIITLGLTGINGGQMEDLSDILFAVPSKVTPRVQESHILIGHIICELVEASLFED, from the coding sequence ATGATTGAAAAAATTTCTAGTTTGGTTGCAGAATCAATTGATGTAAAGACCAAAATACTGAAAGATGAAGCCTTTCTTTTGAATATTGAAAGGGCTGTAGCATTGGTGGTGGATGCATTTTCCAAAGATAAAAAAGTCATGTTTTGTGGTAATGGCGGTAGCGCAGCAGATGCGCAACATCTTGCGGCGGAGTTTAGTGGACGTTTTTATAAAAATAGAAAAGCATTGCCAGCAGAAGCATTGCATTGTAATACTTCCTATTTGACGGCGGTTGCTAACGATTATAGTTATGACGACATCTATGCCCGCTTGGTAGATGGTATTGGATTTGAAGGTGATGTATTGATAGGATTGAGTACCTCAGGCAATTCCAAAAATGTAGTTAAAGCTATGGAAGTGGCTAAAAACAAAGGCATAATTACACTTGGTTTAACTGGTATAAATGGTGGCCAAATGGAGGATTTAAGTGATATCTTATTTGCCGTGCCATCCAAAGTAACGCCTAGAGTACAAGAAAGTCATATTTTGATAGGTCATATTATCTGTGAATTGGTTGAAGCAAGTTTATTTGAAGATTAA
- a CDS encoding HAD-IIIA family hydrolase, with the protein MIKDCIILCGGLGTRLKSEVPNVPKPMAPVADRPFLWYVVKNFIAQGIEHFVFALGYKNEIIQQYLASSESPFVKEKATYTLSLETEPLGTGGAINKACALTKSENAIIANGDTFYKVDLNALSEAHETKKAECTLSLKTMHEFDRYGVVSLDADNQVVSFKEKKFYIEGLINGGIYALNIPKFQSQNWPEKFSFETDYLEKNTNNGKLFGVIDEHFFIDIGIPEDYKKAMKELKIHHFASLDISKIDKTWTLFLDRDGVLNEEIGDSYVLNTDQLKVYDYIPKALGILAKKFNTIVIVTNQKGIGKKLMTIQDLTLIHKKLKSEIATEGGRIDSFYFCPDLEDNSPNRKPQPGMAFQAKKDYPNIEFSKSIMVGNRLSDMKFGRNAGMFTVLLSTTHPDIPYPNEDTDLRFPDLLAFAQSLEG; encoded by the coding sequence ATGATTAAAGATTGCATAATTCTGTGTGGAGGATTGGGTACACGACTAAAAAGTGAAGTCCCTAATGTACCCAAACCGATGGCGCCAGTGGCAGACAGACCATTTTTGTGGTATGTTGTTAAGAATTTTATTGCACAAGGTATAGAGCATTTTGTATTTGCACTTGGCTATAAAAATGAAATTATCCAACAATATTTGGCTTCTTCGGAGTCGCCTTTTGTCAAGGAAAAAGCAACTTATACGCTGTCTTTAGAAACGGAGCCTTTAGGTACGGGTGGCGCGATTAATAAAGCTTGCGCTTTGACAAAAAGTGAAAATGCCATCATCGCTAATGGAGACACTTTTTACAAAGTTGACTTAAATGCATTGAGCGAAGCGCATGAAACTAAGAAGGCTGAATGTACGCTGTCTTTAAAGACAATGCATGAATTTGACCGTTACGGTGTTGTTTCCTTAGATGCAGATAATCAAGTTGTTTCCTTTAAAGAGAAGAAATTTTATATAGAAGGATTGATTAATGGTGGAATTTATGCGCTCAATATTCCAAAATTTCAATCTCAAAACTGGCCAGAAAAATTTTCATTTGAAACCGATTATTTGGAAAAAAATACAAATAATGGAAAATTGTTTGGCGTAATTGATGAACATTTTTTCATTGATATCGGTATTCCTGAAGATTATAAAAAAGCTATGAAAGAACTAAAAATTCATCATTTTGCTAGTTTGGATATTTCTAAAATCGACAAAACTTGGACGCTGTTTTTGGATAGAGATGGTGTATTAAATGAAGAGATCGGAGATAGTTATGTGTTAAATACGGATCAACTGAAGGTGTATGATTATATACCTAAAGCCCTGGGAATATTAGCAAAGAAATTTAATACAATAGTTATTGTTACCAATCAAAAAGGAATAGGTAAAAAGTTGATGACTATTCAGGATTTGACTTTAATACATAAAAAATTAAAATCTGAAATTGCTACGGAAGGCGGTCGCATCGATAGTTTCTATTTCTGTCCCGATTTGGAAGATAATAGTCCCAATCGTAAACCTCAGCCGGGCATGGCTTTTCAAGCGAAGAAGGATTATCCAAATATTGAATTTTCTAAAAGTATCATGGTGGGCAATCGGTTAAGTGATATGAAATTTGGTAGAAATGCGGGTATGTTTACCGTTTTATTGTCTACAACACACCCAGATATTCCATATCCTAATGAAGATACGGATCTCAGATTTCCTGATTTGTTAGCATTTGCGCAATCCTTAGAAGGTTAA
- a CDS encoding FMN-dependent NADH-azoreductase — MKKVLEVIASARGAESFSTKLADHIVSKISEKYDGSSVIKKDIVDSKIPHLNPDILAAFFTPLENQADSIKGLDAFSNKAIKELQEADTIVIAVPFYNFGIPSVLKAYIDHVAVGGKTFKYIDGAPVGLLTGKKVYLAISSGGVYSEGDYKAYDFTEPYLRTVLGFLGMTDVTTFRIEGLNVSALKDRAVEKGLNSVVID; from the coding sequence ATGAAAAAGGTTTTAGAAGTTATTGCTAGTGCAAGAGGTGCAGAATCTTTCAGTACAAAATTGGCTGATCACATCGTTAGCAAAATCAGCGAAAAATATGATGGTAGTTCTGTAATAAAAAAAGATATCGTTGATAGTAAAATTCCTCATCTTAATCCAGATATTTTAGCTGCATTTTTCACTCCATTGGAAAATCAAGCAGATTCTATCAAAGGATTAGATGCTTTTTCTAACAAAGCAATCAAAGAATTACAAGAAGCAGACACTATCGTAATCGCAGTACCATTTTATAATTTCGGTATTCCTTCTGTATTGAAGGCTTATATTGATCACGTAGCAGTAGGTGGTAAAACTTTTAAATATATTGACGGAGCTCCAGTTGGTTTGTTAACTGGTAAAAAAGTTTATTTGGCAATCTCTTCTGGTGGCGTTTATTCAGAAGGCGACTATAAAGCATATGATTTTACAGAACCATATTTGAGAACTGTATTAGGGTTTTTAGGAATGACTGATGTTACAACATTCCGTATTGAAGGTCTTAATGTTAGTGCATTGAAAGATAGAGCAGTTGAAAAAGGATTGAATTCCGTAGTTATCGACTAA
- a CDS encoding M28 family metallopeptidase, whose translation MIHSKKIRALLLGVASTTLVNAQNIDKIINPTSVKSILSVLASDDMRGRKTFSPDIDRAAEFIASEFKKTGLSYPKGQESYLQKFSVYKTSISSVKGTINNQAINSENILAVSTQKNIDVTQNNGYKIETIESKQVLFSIAMAAIHSKQNTIVIVDTSCSKLFKRLSYFTQATFESPYSVIFILGTQTPSTFDIHIEQNLEAQKLQNVVGIIPGKTKPDEYVIFSGHYDHLGVDPSKGTDSIYNGANDDASGTTAVIELAKYYKKLNNNERTLIFAAFTAEEIGGYGSQYFSQQFDPNKVIAMFNIEMIGTDSKWGNNSAYITGFEKTNMGEILQKNLQGSKFQFYPDPYTEQNLFYRSDNATLARQGVPAHTISTSKMDSEPNYHKLSDEISTLDLTNMAEIIKSVAVSAQTIISGKDTPTRVDASSLK comes from the coding sequence ATGATCCATTCTAAAAAAATACGAGCCTTATTATTGGGTGTCGCAAGTACAACTTTAGTAAACGCACAGAATATTGACAAAATAATCAATCCTACATCAGTCAAGAGTATACTTTCCGTATTGGCGTCAGATGATATGCGAGGAAGAAAAACATTCTCCCCAGATATTGATAGAGCCGCTGAATTCATTGCATCAGAATTTAAAAAAACAGGATTAAGCTATCCGAAAGGACAAGAATCATATTTGCAAAAATTTTCCGTTTATAAAACATCCATTAGTTCGGTCAAAGGAACGATCAACAATCAAGCGATAAATTCCGAAAATATACTTGCAGTCTCTACCCAGAAGAATATAGATGTCACCCAAAATAATGGATACAAAATAGAGACTATAGAAAGCAAACAAGTATTGTTCTCCATAGCTATGGCAGCTATCCATAGTAAACAAAATACAATTGTTATAGTCGACACCTCTTGTAGTAAACTATTTAAAAGATTGTCTTATTTCACACAAGCAACTTTTGAAAGTCCTTATTCTGTAATATTTATTTTAGGCACACAGACTCCATCTACATTTGATATTCATATAGAACAAAATCTCGAAGCACAAAAATTACAAAATGTAGTTGGTATTATTCCTGGAAAAACCAAACCCGATGAATATGTTATTTTCTCCGGACACTATGATCACTTAGGTGTCGATCCTAGCAAAGGAACGGACAGTATCTACAATGGTGCAAATGATGATGCATCAGGAACTACAGCCGTAATCGAATTAGCGAAATACTATAAAAAACTGAACAACAATGAACGTACTTTGATCTTTGCAGCCTTTACAGCCGAAGAAATTGGTGGGTACGGAAGTCAATATTTTTCACAACAATTTGACCCTAACAAAGTAATTGCCATGTTCAATATTGAAATGATCGGAACTGATAGTAAATGGGGCAACAACTCCGCTTATATTACAGGATTTGAAAAAACCAATATGGGCGAAATTTTGCAAAAGAATTTGCAAGGTTCCAAGTTCCAATTTTATCCAGATCCTTATACAGAACAAAATTTATTTTACCGTTCTGACAATGCAACCCTTGCGCGTCAAGGCGTACCGGCACATACGATAAGTACATCTAAAATGGATAGTGAACCGAACTATCACAAATTGAGTGATGAAATCAGCACACTTGATTTAACAAATATGGCAGAAATAATAAAGTCCGTCGCTGTCAGTGCTCAAACTATAATTTCGGGAAAAGACACCCCAACTAGAGTAGATGCAAGCTCCTTAAAATAA